A genomic region of Microscilla marina ATCC 23134 contains the following coding sequences:
- a CDS encoding penicillin acylase family protein codes for MLITLANYTDIQAQVKYSGSVTLQGLSQEVKVYFDQYGIPHIYAQSEKDAYFALGYIHAQERLAQLELYRRLGTGRFAEMVGKAGIVTDKMVRTVGITENAKRSAKILREGGQTRFRTMLEAYLAGVNTFVDTGKPPLEFEIMGVKKEKFTLEDIYAVTGFLSFQLALGFRSEMVIHQIRQKLGDKYLKDLNYRFGTPITPATRAGLQKGALQPKGFRGQAPIKNEGLKSVRKNTITKELAASIQAIPGVPTWLGSNAWVLSGQKTKKGQVIFCNDAHMGVGQPGFWYEVHLNYPGENLYGYVHALNPTFILGHNSQASFGNTSLLVDDMDFYQEQYQPQSRYKIKQDNQWINLTLRQETIKVKGGEDVKLLVKSTQRGPIINDVLPALTKEDQPISMFWVYNKFPNTLLKSSYDLSLAKTPQEAQKAASQLVSPSFNMMYGDKNGNIAWFASARLIKRRPGINSKFLLDGTSTRNEPLGYYDFSKNPQSINPKSGYVATANNQPDKVDGQMFPGYYVAGVRQQRFMDLFNTKKKWSNQDLQDLFMDDTSPLFVKISKEVLAVLKGDPVLRKSANHRYAAQLLRKWDGSHGLRAQAPVVFTKLLYYLIKNTMQDELGEQLFKELMPNPGFMNEVLSRTYPTLFFKDKSIWWNDVTTNEGSESRKDIFAKSYDQTIQELTKQLPETNNWRWGKVHQVTYINFTQDKRFTVGPFEMSGSIDVINKFGFALTNNAVYQISDQPSQRMLVDFSDREKRSWGILPVGNSGHPRSIFYQDQAKMYNKGKMRRQLTNKKEIQRSGSLLLLKVK; via the coding sequence ATGCTTATTACTTTAGCTAATTACACAGATATTCAGGCGCAGGTAAAATATTCAGGTTCAGTGACATTGCAAGGTTTATCCCAAGAAGTAAAAGTATATTTTGATCAATATGGTATCCCACACATCTACGCTCAAAGCGAAAAAGACGCCTACTTTGCTTTAGGGTACATACATGCTCAAGAGCGACTGGCACAGTTAGAATTATACCGAAGGTTGGGTACTGGACGTTTTGCCGAAATGGTAGGCAAAGCGGGTATTGTTACCGATAAAATGGTACGAACAGTAGGGATTACTGAAAATGCCAAGCGATCGGCAAAAATACTTCGTGAAGGAGGGCAAACTCGTTTTAGAACTATGTTGGAAGCTTACCTGGCAGGAGTTAACACTTTTGTTGACACTGGAAAACCTCCATTAGAGTTTGAGATTATGGGAGTCAAAAAAGAAAAGTTCACCTTAGAAGATATTTATGCTGTCACTGGGTTTTTATCTTTTCAACTGGCTTTAGGTTTTCGCTCAGAGATGGTCATTCATCAAATACGCCAAAAGCTAGGAGACAAGTACCTCAAAGATTTAAATTATCGTTTCGGAACACCCATTACTCCTGCTACCAGAGCTGGCTTACAAAAAGGAGCACTCCAGCCTAAAGGGTTCAGGGGGCAAGCACCCATAAAAAATGAGGGCTTAAAAAGTGTGAGAAAAAATACGATTACAAAAGAGTTGGCTGCCAGTATTCAGGCGATTCCGGGGGTGCCTACTTGGTTAGGGAGCAATGCCTGGGTGTTGTCAGGTCAGAAAACTAAAAAAGGGCAGGTGATTTTTTGTAATGATGCGCATATGGGGGTAGGACAGCCAGGATTTTGGTATGAAGTACACCTCAACTACCCTGGAGAAAACCTGTATGGCTATGTACATGCATTGAATCCTACCTTTATATTAGGGCACAATAGCCAGGCAAGTTTTGGTAATACCTCACTATTGGTAGATGATATGGATTTTTACCAAGAGCAATACCAACCACAAAGCCGCTATAAAATCAAACAAGACAATCAATGGATAAACCTCACCCTGCGACAAGAAACGATTAAAGTGAAAGGAGGAGAAGATGTAAAACTATTGGTAAAGTCTACACAACGTGGTCCTATTATCAACGATGTATTACCTGCATTGACTAAAGAAGATCAACCCATTTCTATGTTTTGGGTATACAATAAGTTTCCTAATACACTTTTAAAGAGCAGCTATGATCTAAGCCTTGCCAAAACACCCCAGGAAGCCCAAAAAGCAGCCAGTCAATTAGTGTCTCCCAGTTTTAATATGATGTACGGCGATAAAAACGGAAACATTGCTTGGTTTGCCAGTGCTCGTCTGATTAAACGCCGACCTGGCATTAACTCTAAATTTTTGCTGGATGGTACCAGTACCCGCAATGAGCCTTTAGGGTATTATGACTTTTCGAAAAACCCACAGTCAATCAACCCAAAAAGTGGTTATGTAGCTACTGCTAACAATCAACCCGATAAAGTAGATGGACAAATGTTTCCTGGGTATTATGTGGCAGGTGTAAGGCAACAAAGGTTCATGGATTTGTTTAACACAAAAAAGAAATGGTCAAACCAAGACCTACAAGACTTGTTTATGGATGACACATCACCTTTGTTTGTAAAAATAAGCAAAGAAGTGTTAGCCGTACTAAAGGGCGACCCAGTGCTCCGTAAGTCAGCCAATCATCGTTATGCTGCCCAATTGCTTAGAAAGTGGGATGGTAGCCATGGACTTAGGGCGCAAGCTCCGGTAGTATTTACTAAGCTACTTTATTATTTGATAAAAAACACCATGCAAGACGAGTTGGGCGAGCAATTGTTCAAAGAACTCATGCCTAACCCTGGCTTTATGAATGAGGTACTTAGTCGTACTTACCCAACATTGTTTTTTAAAGACAAATCGATATGGTGGAATGATGTAACAACAAACGAAGGGAGCGAGAGTCGGAAGGACATCTTTGCCAAATCTTATGACCAAACTATTCAGGAGCTTACTAAGCAACTACCTGAGACGAATAATTGGCGTTGGGGCAAAGTACATCAGGTCACTTATATTAACTTTACCCAGGATAAACGGTTTACAGTAGGACCTTTTGAAATGAGTGGAAGCATAGATGTGATTAATAAGTTTGGCTTTGCTCTTACTAATAATGCTGTTTATCAGATTTCTGACCAACCTTCACAGCGAATGTTGGTTGACTTTTCGGATAGAGAAAAACGGAGTTGGGGTATACTTCCTGTGGGTAACTCAGGACATCCTAGAAGCATTTTTTATCAAGATCAGGCCAAAATGTATAATAAAGGTAAAATGCGTCGCCAGTTAACCAATAAAAAAGAAATCCAACGTTCGGGTTCTCTTTTGTTGCTAAAAGTGAAATAA
- a CDS encoding penicillin acylase family protein → MKWFVRSLLIILILVMLVVGGVYFFLQSTKPKYTGKITLEGLKKTAKIHYDKHGVPHIGADNMEDAYFALGYAHAQDRLFQMDLMKRIGSGRLSEFFGKKTIETDRLMRALGISENAKASAAEFRKNPDTPHYKATMAYIAGVNQFIKKGKAPAEYTILGVEREELTLEHVYHILGYMGFSFATGHRTDPLLTELNKKLGAKYLKDLRINTADDSLKIPTYNPSGNDSLPNVNTGGIASAIHDIVQQMPVATWFGSNSWVVSGKLTQSGKVLLANDTHIKYAQPSVWFEAHIEYPGFSFYGNHLAGIPFGIVGHTRNHAWGLTMLENDDIDFYTEKLNPQNSNQVWATNKWESLKIRYEVIKVKGGDNIRIRVKTSRHGPIINDVLLNKAEKEAVATVKPKKEKKKGEEKDKKAKKTKLKAPKLKIGKKKKDKDKKEDKQEDKTDTTAQSTKATRPAPRYETPISVYWTFTKFKNKSLEGLFNLSHSKSMREVERAVSTIHAPGLNLMYGDKQGNIAWWAVAKLIKRRDSLNSKFFMDGASGKDEPLGFYKFEENPRSINPPSGFVFSANNQPEKMSDGVYYPGYYVPDHRAKRIKSWLTRTQRWNMSKMQVMITDGISAAYPHISREFAQVLEKDVVLKTSAKKQERYQEAIAQLKGWKGEHTLESVAPTIYYKMLSHVLYKTLKDEMGTTNFNTFMGLFVMRRTIPYLMQNKNSLWWDNATTLTSKETRADIFREAFVQTMNELEQQLGKKVDKWHWKKMHTLEHKHPLGKGGFPLNRMFDVGPYAVMGGLEVINNQAFKLDHTAKAMKVKSGPAMRLIVDFGNIDKSVSMLPTGQSGNFMSPYYSDQTELFNSGRFRETPMISRDSIQKMRRRKVLVLKPRK, encoded by the coding sequence ATGAAATGGTTTGTCAGAAGCCTGTTAATTATTTTAATTCTTGTAATGTTAGTCGTAGGAGGAGTATATTTCTTTCTGCAATCTACTAAACCCAAATATACAGGTAAAATTACCCTTGAAGGGTTGAAAAAAACTGCCAAAATTCACTATGACAAGCATGGGGTACCTCATATAGGTGCCGATAATATGGAAGATGCCTATTTTGCTTTGGGCTATGCCCATGCTCAAGACCGTCTCTTTCAGATGGATTTGATGAAACGCATAGGGAGTGGACGTTTGTCGGAGTTTTTTGGCAAAAAGACCATTGAAACGGATCGTTTGATGCGTGCTTTGGGTATTTCCGAAAATGCTAAAGCCTCGGCAGCAGAGTTTAGAAAAAATCCAGATACACCCCATTACAAGGCTACTATGGCATACATTGCGGGAGTAAATCAATTTATAAAGAAAGGAAAGGCACCAGCAGAGTATACCATTTTGGGGGTAGAACGAGAAGAGTTGACCCTGGAGCATGTTTACCATATACTGGGCTATATGGGCTTTAGCTTTGCTACCGGACACCGTACTGACCCTTTGCTGACTGAGTTAAACAAAAAACTGGGAGCAAAGTACTTGAAAGACCTAAGAATAAACACTGCTGACGACTCCTTGAAAATTCCTACTTATAACCCTTCAGGCAACGACAGTTTACCCAATGTAAACACGGGAGGCATAGCTTCAGCCATTCATGACATTGTACAGCAAATGCCTGTAGCTACCTGGTTTGGAAGCAATAGCTGGGTAGTAAGTGGCAAACTTACCCAAAGCGGCAAAGTATTGCTTGCCAATGACACCCACATCAAGTATGCCCAGCCTTCGGTGTGGTTTGAGGCACATATAGAATACCCTGGCTTTAGTTTTTACGGCAACCACCTGGCAGGTATTCCCTTTGGGATAGTAGGGCACACCCGCAACCATGCCTGGGGGCTTACAATGCTTGAAAATGATGACATTGACTTTTACACCGAAAAACTCAACCCCCAGAATAGCAACCAGGTATGGGCAACCAATAAGTGGGAAAGCCTGAAAATACGTTATGAGGTGATTAAGGTAAAGGGAGGAGATAATATACGAATCAGGGTAAAAACAAGCCGTCACGGACCTATTATTAACGATGTGCTGCTCAACAAAGCAGAAAAAGAAGCAGTAGCCACAGTGAAGCCAAAAAAGGAAAAGAAAAAGGGAGAGGAGAAAGATAAAAAAGCGAAAAAGACAAAGCTCAAGGCGCCTAAACTGAAAATAGGCAAAAAGAAGAAAGACAAAGACAAAAAAGAAGACAAGCAAGAAGACAAAACTGATACTACTGCCCAGTCAACAAAAGCTACCAGACCAGCGCCTCGTTATGAGACACCTATATCGGTATACTGGACATTTACTAAGTTTAAAAATAAGTCGTTGGAAGGTTTGTTTAACCTAAGCCATAGTAAAAGTATGCGTGAGGTAGAGCGTGCGGTATCTACGATTCACGCGCCAGGGCTCAACCTTATGTATGGCGACAAACAAGGGAATATTGCCTGGTGGGCGGTGGCCAAGTTGATTAAACGCCGTGATAGCCTCAATTCCAAGTTTTTTATGGATGGTGCCAGCGGCAAAGACGAACCGTTGGGCTTTTATAAGTTTGAAGAAAACCCCCGTTCAATCAATCCGCCCAGTGGCTTTGTGTTTTCGGCAAATAACCAACCCGAAAAAATGTCTGATGGCGTCTACTATCCAGGGTATTACGTGCCCGACCATCGTGCCAAACGTATCAAGAGCTGGCTTACCAGAACCCAACGTTGGAATATGAGCAAAATGCAGGTAATGATTACTGATGGTATTTCGGCGGCTTACCCTCATATAAGCCGTGAGTTTGCTCAAGTACTGGAAAAAGATGTAGTACTGAAGACCAGCGCCAAAAAACAAGAAAGATACCAGGAAGCAATTGCCCAATTGAAAGGCTGGAAAGGCGAACATACCTTAGAGAGTGTAGCCCCTACTATTTATTATAAAATGTTGTCGCACGTGTTGTACAAAACACTGAAGGACGAAATGGGGACTACTAACTTTAATACTTTTATGGGTTTGTTTGTAATGAGGCGAACGATTCCTTACCTGATGCAAAATAAAAATTCGCTTTGGTGGGACAATGCCACCACATTGACCAGCAAAGAAACTAGGGCAGATATTTTTAGAGAAGCATTTGTGCAAACAATGAATGAGTTGGAGCAGCAATTAGGTAAAAAGGTGGACAAATGGCATTGGAAAAAAATGCATACTCTAGAGCACAAACATCCTTTGGGTAAGGGTGGGTTTCCTTTAAACAGAATGTTTGATGTAGGGCCTTATGCTGTCATGGGAGGGTTAGAGGTCATCAACAACCAAGCCTTTAAACTTGACCACACCGCCAAAGCAATGAAAGTGAAAAGTGGCCCAGCCATGCGTTTGATTGTAGACTTTGGCAACATAGACAAATCTGTGAGCATGTTACCTACGGGACAGTCGGGCAATTTTATGAGTCCTTATTACAGTGACCAAACCGAGTTGTTTAACTCTGGGCGTTTCCGCGAAACGCCTATGATTTCCCGCGACTCTATCCAAAAAATGCGTAGGCGCAAAGTATTGGTATTAAAACCCCGAAAATAA
- a CDS encoding penicillin acylase family protein, with protein MLKLKKPTIVWLAMLMFLFTTQHYSFAQLPQYSGKKTLQGLHQKVEVLFDNHGIPHIYAQSLEDAYYALGYVHAQERISQFELFRRLGTGTLGEVLGAFGASFDVPTRTVGIVENAKKSAKALRDGPNTPFKKSMNSYLAGVNAYLAGLTPETRPKDLLPTPAAYTLEDIYSWINYFLYGFAALEVSSDAITDQLVSRLDNPAYLKDLNIQNGTPVNRSFPPRPGSKFFKGKYKKRKRIGKKLLKTLANFQDKFKIVAKNSNGWALSGRLTTTGKPMHSSDGHTPLSKPDTFYEAQLVYPGQDLYGNWIPFSPFALIGHNRDIAWGTTAMLHDDTDLYRERLNPANPNQVWVNDHWQDMKTRAETIRIIQSDGTLKDSIFEVKITRHGPIINNVDGNIKGEDPISLFFTGFKFNESYLSTFFNIANSKNLATFRRSVRGLTGIGANIQYADKKGNIAWFTAARFLRRPEHVNSKVILDGASGKDEPLGYYPFKSNPRSINPPSGFVYSNNNQIGRVEGLLYPGYYVAGTRSKRIKKILRSGKRFSQEDLRKLFEDDKSPTFKKISRVVLRTLASHPVLNKTANHAKAAQILQSWKGDHPLDTKGPIVFYQLFYQLLKYTMEDEVGSDLFQSFFTGVTPLYDVLDRSFEGLLLNRSSIWFDDVSTTHVKETRRDIFAKAYDAAVNALVEFGSMEQVWGEVHQQFYANLPAAFTGQTEGNLGPYPFKGGINTLNKTELDLLAVATSGNYSVAKTSGPVNRTLVDFSDIGKNSKGVLPTGQSGVPNSPFYQDQVELYNNGLLRAMLMDREDIEKVSTVLLLEKPPYPAPNVGDISGPVSACAGDLFVNYSVETVYNADEYIWTLPVGVTQNGTGATGTIATTDGTINVDFGADFNGGNITVAGKSNVAGTGSTSALAVAKCANSRTTNNLPEKLTSGSLTVYPNPVTGTKPVQIKIEGRDIKGSHINITIIDERGSQLQTVSAKLTNGVATVPTTSLVSGKYIFKIQVGAEVVRYKVIKH; from the coding sequence ATGCTTAAACTTAAAAAACCAACAATCGTGTGGCTTGCTATGCTCATGTTTTTGTTTACCACACAGCACTATTCCTTTGCACAACTACCCCAATACTCAGGCAAGAAAACCCTCCAAGGTCTCCATCAAAAAGTAGAAGTTTTATTTGATAATCACGGTATACCGCACATTTATGCCCAAAGCTTAGAAGATGCTTACTATGCTTTGGGCTATGTGCATGCCCAAGAACGTATCTCTCAGTTTGAGCTTTTTCGTCGCTTGGGAACGGGTACTCTTGGAGAAGTTTTAGGAGCGTTTGGAGCCTCATTTGATGTGCCAACTCGCACTGTAGGCATAGTAGAAAATGCCAAAAAATCAGCAAAAGCTTTAAGGGATGGACCTAATACACCCTTTAAAAAGTCAATGAATTCTTACTTGGCAGGCGTAAATGCTTATTTGGCTGGTTTAACCCCAGAAACACGTCCTAAAGACTTATTGCCTACTCCTGCGGCTTATACTTTAGAGGATATTTATTCTTGGATCAACTACTTTTTGTATGGGTTTGCAGCTCTTGAGGTTTCATCAGATGCCATTACTGATCAACTGGTAAGCAGATTGGATAACCCTGCGTATCTTAAAGACTTAAATATTCAGAATGGTACTCCTGTGAACAGGTCGTTTCCTCCACGCCCAGGGAGTAAGTTTTTTAAGGGTAAGTACAAGAAACGCAAACGCATAGGTAAGAAATTACTAAAAACCCTCGCCAACTTTCAAGACAAATTTAAAATTGTAGCAAAAAATAGCAATGGCTGGGCGTTGTCTGGAAGACTCACTACTACTGGCAAGCCTATGCACTCAAGTGATGGTCATACGCCATTGAGCAAGCCTGATACCTTTTATGAGGCGCAATTAGTATATCCAGGACAGGATTTATACGGTAACTGGATCCCTTTTTCCCCGTTTGCTTTGATTGGACACAATCGTGACATTGCTTGGGGAACTACGGCAATGTTACACGATGATACTGACCTATACCGCGAAAGGCTAAATCCAGCCAACCCAAATCAAGTATGGGTAAATGATCACTGGCAAGATATGAAAACCAGAGCAGAGACCATCAGAATTATTCAGTCGGATGGTACATTGAAGGATTCTATTTTTGAGGTGAAAATTACTCGCCACGGTCCTATTATCAACAATGTAGATGGTAATATCAAAGGTGAAGACCCTATTTCATTATTTTTTACAGGTTTCAAATTCAATGAATCTTACTTGAGCACCTTCTTTAATATAGCTAATTCTAAAAACTTAGCAACATTCAGACGTTCAGTGCGTGGGCTTACTGGTATAGGTGCCAATATTCAATATGCTGATAAAAAAGGAAATATTGCCTGGTTTACAGCAGCAAGGTTTTTAAGGCGACCTGAACATGTCAACTCTAAAGTGATTTTGGATGGAGCCAGTGGTAAAGATGAACCTTTAGGATATTATCCTTTCAAAAGCAACCCACGTTCTATTAATCCTCCATCAGGTTTTGTATACTCAAACAATAACCAAATAGGGAGAGTGGAAGGCTTGCTGTATCCAGGGTATTATGTGGCAGGTACAAGGTCAAAACGGATTAAAAAAATTCTAAGGTCAGGAAAACGATTCTCACAAGAAGATTTAAGAAAATTGTTTGAAGATGATAAATCTCCTACTTTTAAGAAAATATCAAGAGTAGTTCTAAGAACGTTGGCTAGCCACCCTGTGTTAAATAAAACCGCCAATCATGCAAAGGCAGCCCAAATACTGCAAAGTTGGAAAGGAGATCATCCGCTTGACACCAAAGGACCCATTGTATTTTATCAGTTGTTTTACCAGCTTCTAAAGTATACTATGGAAGATGAAGTAGGGTCAGATTTGTTTCAATCTTTCTTTACTGGAGTTACACCTTTATATGATGTACTTGATCGCTCTTTTGAAGGTCTACTGCTTAATAGGTCGTCTATTTGGTTTGATGATGTATCTACTACTCATGTGAAAGAAACCCGCAGAGATATTTTTGCCAAGGCTTATGATGCAGCTGTAAACGCTTTGGTTGAGTTTGGCTCAATGGAACAAGTATGGGGAGAAGTGCACCAACAGTTTTACGCTAACTTGCCTGCGGCTTTTACTGGTCAGACAGAAGGAAACTTAGGACCTTATCCTTTTAAAGGAGGAATCAACACATTGAATAAAACAGAGTTAGATTTGTTAGCAGTGGCTACCTCTGGCAACTATAGTGTGGCTAAAACAAGTGGTCCGGTAAACCGAACTTTAGTAGATTTTTCTGATATTGGAAAAAACTCAAAAGGCGTTTTACCTACCGGACAATCTGGTGTTCCAAACAGCCCTTTCTATCAAGATCAGGTAGAGCTCTATAACAATGGCTTGTTACGTGCTATGCTGATGGACAGAGAAGATATCGAGAAGGTAAGTACTGTATTGTTATTAGAAAAACCACCTTATCCTGCGCCCAATGTGGGCGATATTTCAGGACCTGTATCTGCCTGTGCTGGCGATTTATTTGTGAATTATTCCGTAGAGACAGTGTACAATGCCGATGAATACATCTGGACATTGCCTGTAGGAGTTACTCAAAACGGTACAGGAGCTACCGGAACCATTGCTACTACCGATGGGACTATAAATGTAGATTTTGGAGCAGACTTTAATGGTGGTAATATTACAGTTGCTGGCAAGAGTAACGTGGCAGGTACAGGCTCTACAAGTGCGCTTGCAGTGGCTAAGTGTGCCAATAGCAGAACTACCAATAATCTGCCCGAAAAACTTACGAGTGGTAGTTTAACCGTATACCCTAACCCGGTAACTGGTACGAAGCCTGTTCAGATAAAAATAGAAGGACGTGATATAAAGGGTTCTCATATTAATATCACCATTATAGATGAGCGAGGTTCACAACTACAAACAGTGTCTGCTAAACTTACCAATGGAGTAGCCACTGTACCTACTACCTCATTAGTGAGCGGCAAGTATATCTTTAAAATTCAGGTAGGAGCCGAGGTTGTAAGGTACAAGGTGATTAAGCACTAA
- a CDS encoding OmpA family protein, with the protein MKTRALLSLLLLINGFAFAQKHKAIRVSIYFGGGSYYIDAKQKRNIVKVIKQIKDLSKYQISITSHTDNIGGKEYNEWLSKMRSNAVLKQLIEHQIKKGKVLIKDFGQDNPMYTNDSHNGRIRNRRVDLLFSPLNM; encoded by the coding sequence ATGAAAACACGCGCACTATTGTCATTATTATTACTCATTAACGGCTTTGCTTTTGCCCAAAAACATAAAGCAATACGCGTAAGTATTTATTTTGGTGGAGGAAGCTATTATATAGATGCCAAACAAAAGAGAAACATTGTAAAAGTGATTAAGCAAATCAAAGACTTGAGTAAATACCAAATCAGTATTACCAGTCATACCGATAATATTGGAGGCAAAGAATACAACGAATGGTTGTCGAAAATGCGGAGTAATGCAGTACTCAAGCAATTGATTGAACATCAGATAAAAAAAGGGAAGGTGTTGATTAAAGACTTTGGACAAGACAACCCAATGTATACCAATGATTCGCACAATGGACGGATCAGAAATCGTCGGGTAGACTTACTTTTTTCTCCTTTGAATATGTAA